One stretch of bacterium DNA includes these proteins:
- the thiI gene encoding tRNA 4-thiouridine(8) synthase ThiI, with protein sequence MNDPDQSKTEAPPPSNDGTKPETTLLLLRFSGDLTTKADATRRRMTSRLVENLRTSLKSSGRAGKVVKERNRLFVSLETTHDPTLPDDDAMAARFSRVFGIQSVSITHAIPWSDQDEVVREGEAFGAPYVRNRSFAIRARRVGEKSSIPISTTAVERALGAALLPLATRVDLGNPEAVVFVEIDPDQAYYFSAKEPGVGGLPLGTEGRAVSLLSGGFDSPVASWRLLRRGVALDYVFCNLGGRQHELETLQIAKCLADRWQAGTRPRFHSVDFDPVSREIQEKVTTRYWQIILKRLMLRAAEAVAARWEASAIVTGEAIGQVSSQTLQNLSVIEAGAQLPILRPLVGNNKEEIIAEARRVGTHDLSAKVGEYCAIVPSRPATHARLEDILEEEAKLDPGVLEEALASRTHYGLTEVDLAAWDAEALSAREIGPADTVIDLRPKAAYATWHYPDALFLDFPNALRAYASFDPAQSYVLYCEFGLKSAHLADLMRRQGLKASHVSGGLREVRRMAEARTT encoded by the coding sequence GTGAACGACCCCGATCAAAGCAAGACCGAAGCGCCTCCGCCGTCGAACGACGGTACGAAGCCCGAGACGACGCTGCTCCTGCTGCGCTTCAGCGGCGATCTGACCACGAAGGCCGACGCCACGCGACGCCGGATGACGTCGCGCCTCGTCGAGAACCTGCGCACCAGCCTCAAGAGCAGCGGCCGCGCAGGAAAGGTCGTGAAGGAGCGGAATCGCCTCTTCGTCTCCCTGGAGACGACCCACGATCCGACGCTCCCGGACGACGACGCCATGGCCGCGCGCTTCTCCCGGGTATTCGGAATCCAGTCCGTCTCGATCACCCACGCGATCCCGTGGTCCGACCAGGACGAAGTGGTGCGCGAGGGTGAGGCCTTCGGCGCGCCCTATGTCCGGAATCGGAGCTTCGCGATCCGCGCGCGTCGGGTCGGCGAGAAGAGCAGCATCCCGATCAGCACGACCGCCGTCGAGCGCGCGCTCGGCGCAGCACTCCTGCCGCTCGCGACCCGCGTCGATCTGGGAAACCCCGAAGCCGTCGTCTTCGTCGAGATCGATCCCGATCAGGCCTACTACTTCTCCGCGAAGGAGCCGGGCGTCGGCGGCCTCCCCCTCGGAACGGAGGGCCGCGCCGTCAGCCTCCTCTCCGGGGGCTTCGACTCCCCCGTCGCCTCCTGGCGGCTGCTCCGCCGCGGCGTCGCCCTCGACTACGTGTTCTGCAACCTCGGTGGCCGACAGCACGAGCTCGAGACGCTGCAGATCGCGAAGTGCCTCGCCGACCGCTGGCAGGCGGGGACGCGCCCGCGCTTCCACTCGGTCGACTTCGACCCGGTCAGCCGCGAGATCCAGGAGAAGGTCACGACCCGCTACTGGCAGATCATCCTCAAGCGGCTGATGTTGCGCGCCGCGGAGGCCGTCGCGGCGCGCTGGGAAGCCTCCGCGATCGTGACCGGCGAGGCGATCGGACAGGTCTCCTCCCAGACGCTGCAGAATCTCTCCGTGATCGAAGCCGGCGCGCAGCTTCCGATCCTTCGACCGCTCGTCGGCAACAACAAGGAAGAGATCATCGCGGAAGCCCGACGCGTGGGGACCCACGACCTGTCGGCCAAGGTCGGGGAGTACTGCGCGATCGTCCCGTCCAGGCCGGCGACCCATGCGCGTCTCGAGGACATCCTCGAGGAAGAGGCCAAGCTCGATCCGGGCGTGCTCGAAGAGGCCCTCGCCTCGCGCACCCACTACGGGCTCACCGAGGTCGACCTGGCGGCGTGGGACGCGGAGGCGCTGTCGGCCCGTGAGATCGGCCCGGCGGACACGGTGATCGACCTCCGGCCGAAGGCGGCGTATGCGACCTGGCACTACCCCGACGCGCTCTTCCTCGACTTTCCGAACGCGCTCCGCGCCTACGCATCGTTCGACCCCGCCCAGAGCTACGTGCTCTACTGCGAATTCGGGCTGAAGAGCGCGCACCTCGCCGATCTCATGCGACGCCAGGGGCTGAAGGCGAGCCACGTCTCGGGCGGGCTCCGCGAAGTGCGCCGCATGGCCGAGGCGCGAACGACCTAG
- a CDS encoding cysteine-rich CWC family protein codes for MPRKIVDLEIDRSRCVLCGGPNACVMERRAQGEDVDEPCWCVSRVFPDSITKRATERDGGASCVCEACLDSAAEAEAAER; via the coding sequence TTGCCGCGCAAGATCGTCGATCTCGAGATCGACCGCAGTCGCTGCGTGCTCTGCGGTGGACCGAACGCCTGCGTGATGGAGCGGCGGGCGCAGGGGGAGGACGTCGACGAGCCCTGCTGGTGCGTCTCGCGGGTCTTCCCGGATTCGATCACGAAGCGCGCGACCGAACGGGACGGCGGGGCGAGCTGTGTCTGCGAGGCGTGTCTCGATTCCGCGGCCGAAGCCGAGGCCGCGGAACGCTAG
- a CDS encoding DUF3106 domain-containing protein, translating into MSATERRRLVRAWAVTFLLAGFFALTVAAAAGSEETAPTARPDRANMIERWQKATPVERRAMRAEVRKRLEDASPRERRRAGRRMRALERALPEFSPIERLALLRAAATLPAEERKALRQRLRGIDDLEPAERKAFVDELEAMIQGRSGEIERFERNRRRWRDMSEAERQEAREQMKRLREMSVEERRELLREMEAAKRR; encoded by the coding sequence ATGAGCGCGACGGAGCGAAGGCGCCTCGTACGCGCGTGGGCGGTCACCTTCCTGCTGGCCGGGTTCTTCGCGCTCACGGTCGCCGCCGCGGCGGGGTCCGAGGAAACGGCGCCGACGGCGCGACCCGACCGCGCGAACATGATCGAGCGCTGGCAGAAGGCGACGCCGGTGGAGCGGCGCGCGATGCGCGCGGAGGTCCGGAAGCGCTTGGAGGATGCGTCCCCGCGCGAACGACGCCGCGCGGGGCGGCGGATGCGCGCCCTCGAGCGGGCGCTGCCCGAGTTCTCGCCGATCGAGCGCCTGGCGCTGCTGCGCGCCGCCGCGACGCTCCCGGCGGAGGAACGGAAGGCGCTCCGGCAGCGGCTTCGTGGGATCGACGACCTCGAACCGGCGGAACGGAAGGCCTTCGTCGACGAGCTCGAGGCGATGATCCAGGGCCGATCGGGGGAGATCGAGCGCTTCGAACGCAATCGCCGACGCTGGCGCGATATGTCCGAGGCCGAACGCCAGGAGGCGCGCGAGCAGATGAAGCGCCTGCGCGAGATGAGCGTCGAGGAGCGCCGCGAGCTGCTGCGGGAGATGGAGGCCGCGAAGCGGCGCTGA